The Acinonyx jubatus isolate Ajub_Pintada_27869175 chromosome D1, VMU_Ajub_asm_v1.0, whole genome shotgun sequence genome includes a window with the following:
- the PTH gene encoding parathyroid hormone encodes MMSSKDMVKVMVVMFAICFLAKSDGKPVKKRSVSEIQFMHNLGKHLSSVERVEWLRRKLQDVHNFVALGAPIAHRDGGSQRPRKKEDNVPAENHQKSLGEADKADVDVLIKAKSQ; translated from the exons ATGATGTCTTCGAAAGACATGGTTAAGGTCATGGTTGTCATGTTTGCAATTTGCTTTCTTGCAAAATCGGATGGGAAACCTGTTAA GAAGAGGTCTGTGAGTGAAATACAGTTTATGCATAACCTGGGCAAGCATCTGAGCTCCGTGGAGAGGGTAGAATGGCTGCGGAGGAAACTACAGGATGTACACAACTTTGTCGCCCTCGGAGCTCCAATAGCTCACAGAGATGGTGGTTCCCAGAGGCCCCgaaaaaaggaagacaatgtCCCGGCTGAGAACCATCAAAAAAGTCTTGGAGAAGCAGACAAAGCTGATGTGGATGTGTTAATCAAAGCTAAATCCCAgtga